GTTTCGCCATGCAGAAATTCATCATCAAGCCGATTTTCGAGGCGGAAAAGGATGTTCGTGAGCCGATCACGGTCATTATCGTCACCACCGGGATCTGGTATGTCCTCGATAACCTCGCCCTGCTCCTGTTCGGTGCCCAGTTCCGCGTTGCCAAGACCTCGGTGACCGGGAAAATGCTGGAGATTTTCGACATGTATTTTCTCTGGCCCAAGATCATCGGCGCCGGCATTACTCTGCTGCTCGGTCTTTACCTGTACTGGTTCCTCAAATATTCGCGGATGGGCAAGGCCGTTCGTGCCACCTCTCTGGATCGCGAGGCCGCGACCCTGATGGGGATCAAGCAGAATCGTATTTACAATATTGTCTTCGGCCTCGGTTGCGCCTGTTGCGGCGTTGCCGCCTGCGTGCTGGTGCCCTTTTACTATGTCTATCCGACGGTCGGGGTGCCCTTCGACATCAAGGCCTTCATCATTGTTGTGCTCGGCGGGCTTGGCAGTATTCCCGGTGCCATCCTCGGCGGGATCATTCTCGGAGTCATCGAGACCCTGGGCGCCCAGTTCATGGCGGCCACCTGGACCGAAATGCTCATCTATGTCTTTTTCCTTCTGGTTCTGTTTGTCAAGCCGTCAGGACTGTTTGGATTGAAACAGGACTATTAAGGGGACGTACCAATGAAACTGCTTACAGACCAGTCACCATTCCATAAAATAGCGACCCTGCTGATTATCGCCGGCCTGCTGGCCCTGCCGCTGGTGGTCAGTAATCCGTCGGTGATGCAGATCTTTATCCTGATCATCTTTTACGCCTACCTGACCTCATGCTGGAACTTTGTCGGCGGGTTTGCCGGGGTGCTGCCGTTGGGGCACTCGGCCTTTGTCGGGATCGGCGCCTACACTTCGACCACCCTCTACCTGACCTATGGGGTCAGCCCCTGGTTCGGTATGCTGGTCGGCGGGGTGCTGGCGGCGATCATGGGGATTCTCATCGGTCTGCCGACTCTCAAGTTGCGCGGCGCCTACTTTGCCCTGGCGACCATCGCCTTTGGTGAAGCGACTCGGGTGCTGGTGGAAAACGTCGAGAAGATCGGGCCTTTCGAAATCCGCGGGCCGAAAGGGTTGCTCATCAACCTGGCCGGCAATTCCCTGGCGGATTTTCAGTTTTCGAGCAAAGCACCCTATTACTACATTATTCTGTTCATGCTGCTGCTGGTGCTGTTACTGACCTTCGTCATGATGAATTCCAAGGTCGGCTACTACCTGGCCGCCGGTGGCGAAGAGCCGGAAGCGGCCGAGGCCTTGGGGATCAAGGTGTCCAAATACAAACTGATCGCCATGGCGATCAGCTGCTTCCTGACCGCCCTGGGCGGAACCTTTTACGCCCAACTGGTGCTGTACTTTTATCCCAAATCGATCCTCGGTCTCGATCTGTCCTATGAAATTGCCTTCATCGCTCTGATCGGCGGGCGTGGCACCATTCTTGGGCCGATCCTCGGCGCGTTGCTGCTGCGCCCGGTCGGGGAACTGACCCGGATCTATCTGTCCGATTCCCTGCCCGGGCTGCATCTGATTATCTTCGGACTGGTGCTGATCATTGTCATGCGCTATCAGCCCAAAGGCCTGGTGGAGCCGGTGTCACGTTGGTTCAACCGGCTGGCGAGGCGGGTTGACCAGGGGGACAACAATCGCAAGCAAGAGGAGGACTGTCATGGCGTTGCTGACAGTTGAAAAAGTGGTCAAACAGTTCGGCGGGCTGACCGCGGTCAATGCCGTCGACATGTGCGTGGAAAAAAATCAAATCGTCGGGGTGATCGGACCCAACGGGGCCGGCAAAACCACCCTGTTCAACTGCATCGCCGGGGCTTTTCCGCTGACCAGCGGCAGCATCCTTTTTGAAGGGCAGGAGATGGCCGGCAAGAAACCCTATGAGATCTGTCAGCTGGGTATTACCCGGACCTTTCAGGTGGTGAAACCCTTTGCCTCGAAAACAGTACTCTATAACACCATGGTCGGTGCCTTCGCCAATACCAATGTTCTGGGCGAAGCCCGCTCCAAAGCGTTGGAGGTGCTGAAAATTCTTGATCTGTATGAAAAAAAGGATGTGGTTTCCAAAAACCTGACCCTTCCCGAACGGAAACGCCTGGAACTGGCCCGGGCTCTGGCCACCGAGCCGAAATTGCTGCTCCTTGATGAAGTCATGGCCGGGCTGCGGCCGTCGGAAGTGACCGAAATGCTGCCGGTGATCCGGCGCATCAACCAGGTCGGGGTCAGCATCATCATTGTCGAGCACATCATGCAGGCGATCATGAATCTGTCCGAGCGGGTCTATGTCATCAACTTCGGCAAGAAGATCGCCGAAGGCACCCCCCATGAGGTCCTCGCCGATGCGGAGGTTGTCAAAGCATACCTTGGAGAGCAATATGTCGTTGATCAACATTAACAATATCAGTGTCGGCTATGGCGAAATCCAGGTGCTGTTCGATGTTTCGCTGGAGGTGCGGGAAGGGGAGATCCTGAGTATTGTCGGTGCCAACGGCGCCGGTAAGTCGACCCTGCTCAAAACCATCTCCGGGCTGCTGACTCCAAGCCAAGGGGAAATTGTTTTTGCCGGGGAGACGATTTCGCGCCAACCCGCTGACGAGATCGTTGGAAAAGGGCTGATTCATGTCCCGGAAGGACGGCGCCTGTTTTCGCTGATGACCGTGCTGGAGAATCTGGAACTCGGTGCCTTCAGCCCCAACGCCCGCCACCGCTTTGAGCAGAACCTGACAGAGGTCTATGCCCTGTTTCCCCGCCTGGCCGAACGGAAAACCCAGTTGGCCGGGACCCTGTCCGGGGGGGAACAGCAGATGGTCGCCATCGGCCGGGGGATCATGGCCCAACCGAAGGTGATGATGCTCGACGAACCTTCCCTGGGCTTGGCACCGGTGTTGAAAAAAGATATTTTCGCGGCCATCAGGAAGATCGCCAGGGAATACGGGGTCACCATAATCCTGGTGGAGCAGGATCTGATCAACTCCATGGCGATCAGCGATCGGGCTTACGTGATGGAGCAGGGGCAAATTGTCCTTGAAGGGAGCAGCGGTGATCTGCTCAATGATCCCCATGTCAAGGCGGCCTATCTGGGCGTCTGAATCTTTTTGCCGTTGCCGTGGGAAAGTCAGCAACAATCGGCTTTTCTACGGTAACGGGCAGCGAACAACCCCGCTGTTCAGCCTCTTCTTCCGTCCGCCACGCTCCGTTCTGCCTGACCACCACTCCTTTTTAAACTCCGGATCTGGGTGTTCTGGCAGCCCCTTATGAACAGTTGGAACACTACGGTTCCGGGCTGTTTGATGTTTCCTTTGTCTCTTTCCCCCCTTTTGTGAGACAATTCCACAAATTTTTAACATCTTTTTATCAGTACCCCTGCCTGTGAGGTGATCTCATGAAAGCAGCCGCGTTTCTGACTTTGATCGTAGGGGCGGTGAGCCTGTTTCTGCTGCCTTCATGTGAGCGGAAGGAGCCGATCAAGATCGGTTTTATCGGGGGGCTTTCCGGCCGGGTTGCCGATTTGGGTGTCGGTGGCCGCAACGGCGTTCAACTGGCGGTGGAGAAGGTCAATGCGGGAGGAGGTATTGGCGGCAGATTGATTGAGCTGGTGGTGAAAGATGATCAGCAGAATCCAGCGACGGCGAGGCAGGCTGTCACCGATTTGCTCGACCAAAAGGTCGAACTGATCATCGGCCCGATGACCAGCGCCATGGCCATGGCGGTCTTGCCGCAGATAAACAAGGCCCGGACAGTCCTGCTCAGCCCCACGGTGACCACGACGGAGCTGTTCGGGATCGATGATTTTTTTGTGCGGGTGACCGCCACCACCCGGGAGTATGCCGCGAAAAGTGCCCGCTACCAGTTTCAGCAGCGAGGGGCCAAGACGGTCGCGGCCATTTATGACCGCAGCAATCTTGCTTACACGGCAAGCTGGCTGGACGATTTTCGGACGACGTTTGAAGGCCTGGGCGGCAAGCTGGTCGATATCCGGCCCTTTGACTCGGGGCAGGACACGGTTTTTTTACCGTTGGCGAAGGATCTGGTGACTGCTAACGCCGATCTGGTGCTGATTATCGCCAATGCCATGGATGCCGCGCTGATCTGCCAGCAGGTGAATAAGCTCGCTCCTGGCCAGAAAATCGCCATGTCCGAGTGGGCTTCGACGGAACGTTTTATCGAACTGGCGGGCAAAGCTTCCGAAGACGTTGTGGTTTCCCAATTCATGGATACCACGGATCGTTCCCAGGCCTTTATTGATTTTCAGGCCGCCTATCTTGAGCGTTTCCACCACCCGATCGGTTTTGCCGCCCTTGCCGGGTATGATGCTGCCCAGGTGGCCCTTGCCGCCATCAAAGCGCGTGCTGACGGGGAATCTTTAAAAGATACCATCTTGAGAAAAAGACGGTTTCAAGGGGTTCAGCAAGAGTTTGAAATTGATCGTTTCGGAGATTCAGAACGGAAAGTCATTATTTCCGTGATCCGTAATTATCACTTTGCCAAGCTGGAGTAGCCGATGGCCAGCCATTCCTTGCGCAGGATCCTGGCCGGCTATCTGCTGGTCGCCATCTTCCTGCCTTCCGTCGTTCTGGTGGTTTTTGGAGGCATCTGGATTCCTCCCCAGGTTCGTGCCGATATTGAACAGCGCCAGGCCGAATTGGCCCGGGCGGTGAGCAAGCAGGTGGACAGTTATCTGCAGGAAGGCACCTCCATGGTTCAGCTGGCCGCAGCCATGCATCGGGATTTTGACGCGGGCTCCGGGCACTGGCGGCAGTTGGACTATCTGCTTGATACGACGAAGAGCATCAACAGCATTTATCTGATTGATGCGGACGGAACGGTCATTGACGTGGCTCTGAAAGGGGAAGGAAAAAAACACCGCCAGGACCTGGCTGCCCTCGATCTTTCGGCCAATCCACTGTTCCGTGAATTGGCGCAGGACGGTCACCCGCATTGGTCGAAAACCTTTCTTTCCGTTATCCACGGTGGACTGGTTTCCGCTTATGGCCTGCGCAGGGACGGGGTGACCTTTATCGGCGAAGTCGATTTGGATTTTCTCACCCGATTCCTGCGCCAAATCAGTCAGAGTGACGATAGTCTGATTTTTCTGGTCGATCATTACGGTCAGATCGTCGCGGATAATAACGGGATCTATACCGCGCAGCAGCACAACGTTGCCAATCTGCAGCTGGTGAAATCCAGCATCGCTACTGAAGGCCAGGTGACCGGACTGTTCAGGTTTGCTGGCAGAGACATGATCGGCACCGTGCTCCCGATTCCCGGAGTCGATTGGCATATTCTGGTCGCCAGGCCGACGGCGGTCGCTTATCGCACCATCTGGAACCTCGCCAAAATAGTGTTCAGCGGGGTGGTTGCCGCTTTTGTGGCCGGGTTGCTGGCGTCGTTTCTGCTCTCTCGCAAACTGGCCCTGCGCTTCGCGGCATTGACCGATCATGCCCGGAAAGTGGCAAAAGGGGATCAAGGCGGAGAGTGGCCTGGTTCTTCCATCGATGAGATCAACCGCCTGTCGGAAAACCTGCAAGAAATGGCCCGCCGCATCCAGGACTCGGAGCTGCTCTACCGGTCTCTGTTCGAGCAGTTGCCCGATGGGGTGGTCCTGTTTGAGCAGGACAGCCTCAAACCGTTTCAGTTTAATGCCGCCGCTTGCAGCCAGTTAGGGTACAGCCGTGAGGAATTCGCCAAATTGTCGGTGCCGGACTTTTTTGTGGCTGGTGCTGCGACCGATGCTGAGCGCTATCGGGCCATTCTGCGCAAAGAGGGCAGGGTGCGTTTTGAAGCGGTGCATCGGAGCAAGACCGGGGAACGACGGCATATCTTTGTGTCTCTGCAGCGGATCGAACTGCAGGCCCAGCAACCGTTGATCCTGGCCATTCATCATGATGTCACCGATTTGAAAATGGCGGAAACCGAGCGGAAAAACACCCATCTTCTCCTCGATACATTCATGAAATATTCCCCTGTCTACACCTTTATCAAGGAAGTGACTCAGACCGAAAGTCGGGTTTTGCGCGCCAGCGATAACTGCAAAGAAGTGTTTGGGTTGAGCAGCGCCGAGGTGGTCGGGAAAACCATGCCCGAACTGCTGCCGGCGGAGGTGGCGGCCAAGGTGACCGCGGACGATTGGCTGGTTGTTTCTGAAAACAGGGTCCTTGAGCTTGAAGAAGAATATCAGGGGCGGACCTACACCTCCATCAAATTTCCTATTCCCCAGGAATCGGGTAACCTGCTGGCGGGATATAATATCGATATTACTGATCGGATCGAGGCGGAAAAAAACCGCCTGCAGCTGGAAAAACAGCTACTGCATGCGCAGAAACTGGAAAGCCTCGGGGTGCTGGCCGGAGGGATTGCCCATGATTTCAACAATATCCTGATGGCAATCACCGGTAACACCGAGATGGCGTTGCGGCGGATTCAGAAAAATGCTTCACCGGTTGACCATTTAGAGCGCATCAAGCAGGCTGCCGACCGAGCCGCCGCGTTGATTCGGCAGCTGCTGGATTATACCGGGAAGGGGCAATTCCGGGCGGAAACTCTGGACCTGAATCATCTGCTGGAAGACAGTTTGAACATCCTTGAGGTTTCCATCGGCAAAAAAGCCGAGTTGCGGGTCGATCTGCAACGACCGTTGCCACTGATTTCCGCGGATGCCGCCCAAATCAGGCAAATCATCATGAACCTGGTGATTAATGCTGCGGAGGCGATCGGTGATGCCGGGGGGGTGATCAGTATGACAACCGCCAGTCTTTACTGTGACAAAGCCGAGCTGGCCAGCGATTTAATCGATGCTGAGCCCCAGGCCGGTGATTATGTCAGCCTGGAGGTGGCTGATTCCGGCTGCGGAATGGACGCGCTGACCATGTCCAAACTGTTCGACCCCTTCTTCAGTACCAAATTTACCGGGCGTGGCCTGGGCCTGGCGGCCGTACTGGGGATTATCCGCAGTCACCGCGGAGTGATCAACGTGACCAGTGCTCCGGGGGAGGGGACGCTGTTCAGGGTCCTCTTGCCCGTCGCGGAAAAGCTGCCGCTGCTCCGATCCGGACCAGTACGACAGGCCGACTGGCAGGGGCGGGGCAAGGTCCTGCTGGTTGATGATGAAGAGGCTATTCGCAATATCGGCGCGGAGATGCTCAGGGAACTTGGGTTCTCCGTTCTGACCTGCAACGACGGCAAAGAGGCCCTGCAGACCTACCGCAGGGAAGAGGATATCGATTTTGTTATCCTTGATCTGACCATGCCGAAGATGGGCGGCGAACAATGCCTGCAGGAGCTGAAAAAAATCAACGAAAATGTCAAAGTGATTATTTCCAGCGGCTACAATGAGCTGGCCATTGCCAGGAAATTGGCGGATCATCGCGCCGGCGCTTTCCTGCAGAAACCCTACTTGCTGGAGTCGCTGAGCGAGTCCATCCGCAATCTGCTGGGCTGACTCTATTCCGGGATGAACAGGATGTTGTCCAGATCGATCAGTTTGTCCTGAATGAAGGTCTGGGCATCAGCAATCGCTTGGTTGTAGATTTGCGGGCCAAGCTGTTCCACGAAAAAATCGATCAGCAGCTCCGCCTTCAATTCGCCAATCGGGTCGTCGAATTCAGTACGGAAATAGGCCTGGATCTTGTCTGTCAAAAGCTTCCGGCGTTGTTCATGCAGTTCGATTTTCATGGATATTCTCTGTTCTCTCGGTTGAAAAGTTCAAGCCAGGGCCGTTCCGGAGTCAGGGGATATGGACGACCGCATATCCCTGCATCTGATAGCCGATGATGGAGACGAAACCGTTGTCGACCTGGTTGATCTCCGGCATAAGCTTAGCCTTGTCCAGGCCCGCAAGTTTGACAGCATACAAGCAAACCTCCAGGGTCACGCCTGCCTTTTTCATCTGTCGGAGCGTTGCCTGGAATTTATCCACGGCTTCCTGCTGGTCGGGGTCAACGGTATTACGCTCGGTGGAGAGCAGTTTTGCGGCCGGCCCGCGGAAGACGACGGCAACCTGTGGCGGTGTTGCCAATTTATTGACTGACGCATTCTCATAGGAATTCCTGACCGCCCAAAAAACCGCTTCGGCAGCACGCGGATTCCCTTGGCTGACATCATACACGGCCGTGAAGCTGTTGACACCGTGCAGGGAGTTTTCATAACCCTGCGCTCCGGCATGTGTCGGCATGATCCCGGAAAAAATCGTGATAGCTATGAACATGACCAGGGCGTGGCGCAGCTGTTGACGGGTGATCATAAGGCTCTCCTTTCCGCAGGGATGGAATTTTTCAGTTAATCGGTCCAAAAAATGAGTTGCTGCTGTTTTCCGCGGACAATTTCGAACAGCTCGGCAGCTTAGAGAAAGGCCAGGGGGAGAGCTGTTATAGTCTTCCCGCTATTCCGCTATTATAGCGCAATAACGGGAAGTGTTCGAAGTGAGAGGGAGTGCTCATCTTGCTGACTGTGCTTGCCCGTTTCCGCCCGGGGGGGGGCCGGAGCTGCGTCGGCGGGTCTTCGCTGGCAAAATGACTGCCCGCTTAAGACTGGGGCCTTGGGACCAAAGTACAAATGCATTTTGACGTGCTCGGCAAAAAAGGGGGTGTAAAAAAGTTGAGTTTTCGATAAATATAATATAATTTTTAAAATCTAAGCTTAGATTTGCTTTATTTTTCTTGAGGTCAGTCATGGCGGTTCCCCAAAGCAAACTGAAGGTGCGTGTCGACATGGCACGAAACCGGTTATACTGCATCATCGGCGGCGACATCACCAAGGCTGATCTGGAGGGTTTTTTTACCGATGTGCGCTTCGGGGTCGCGGATCTCAAGCCAGGCTTCGGGGTTATCACGGATCTTACCAACTGTCATCTTAGCCATCTGGCGGCTATTCCCACTTTCCGCAGGGTGATGCATTACCTTGCCGGCAGCAATGTCGGAAAAGTCATCCGGGTCGTTAATACCAAGAACCTGATTTATCAGCAGGCCATCAATCTTGCCTCCCGCCTGCCCGGGTACAGCAGTGTTTATGTCAAGACGATGGCGGAGGCCGAAGAGTTTCTGGATGGGGCCTGTCAACGGGATGGTCTCCGTTATATATTGCTGGACAAATCGATCGAGCTGCGTACGGAGAGTGGCTCTTTGAGCGGGACAATCATCAATATTTCCGTGAGCGGCTGTGCGATAAAATGGTTGGAAACGCCTCCCGTTGTCGGGCAGGCGGGGACGGTGGCGTTCACCTTGGCCGATAAAAAATCGGCGCAGAGGGATTTTGAAATCGAGGCGCGGGTTGTTCGCTTGTTTGAGGACGGCTTCGCTGTCGCCTATCAGAATATCACCGATGCTGATAAAAGTGATTTGCAGAAGTGTCTGGTGCAGGAATCAAAACTTGACGTCTCGTCCGATCGCCTCATGGAAAAGATTTTTTCTCCGCCGGCAGCTTAACGCCATCCCCCTTGGCGCAGGAATAGATTCCTTCCTGCAGTCATCCTACTCATTTTTTTCGCCAGTTGGCCCTGCAGTATTAGATTCTCCAGGTATTCCGAAAGGTTATACATTGCCCAGTAGATGGGAAATTTTTTCGGCTGTGTGCAGGAGCTTGGTCAGGATATTCTTTTGATAGTCTAAGGTGAAACGATAGGCCGGGCCAGCGACAGCCAGAGCCGCAGACAGCTTATTCTCGTAATCGAAGATCGGTGCCGCAATAGCGGCTATGCCATCCTCCAACTCCTGATCATCAATACCGTAACCTTGTTTCCTGATCTGCTGGAGATCCTTTTTGATATCTTCAATCTTGGTTTTGGTCCGCGACGTAAAGGGCGTTTTCGGAGCCGTGGCCAGAATCCGGTCAACGATGGCAGAATCGGAAAATGCCAATAGAACTCGGCCGGCGGCGGTTGGGGTGGGTTCTGAATAATCTCCTTCGTTGATGGAAAAGATCAGGCGGGAGGCTCCCATTTCACGGGCAAGGCACATGCACTTGTAATTATCCAGCAGATAGAGGACCGTTGATTCACCCGTTTCTTCGGACAGCTGTTTCATATGGAAAGACGCAACCGAGCGCAGGGAATTGGTCTTTTCGTAGGTTTTACCCAAGGCCAGGACCTTGGGCCCCAGGCAATAGTTGGTGCGTGACGACCTGACCAGATAGCCTGCTTTGAGCAGGGTCGCACAGAGCCGGTGGACCCGACTTTTATAGAGGCCGGTTTGAAGACACAATTCTTTCAGCGGCAGCTCGGCGGTTCTACTGGTAAAACAATCTAGGATTTGCAGCGCTTTGCTGACGGAATCGACCTGGGGCACGGATATTGATGGCTGTTTCGGCATGATTTGTCCGTTCTATTTGTATTCGCACAGGGATGCTGGCGGGTTACGTAGGGTCAGACGGTGCTGCTGCTTATCCTGACCAGGGTTTTCATTCGGTACGGATCGCTGAAGTTTTCAAGCGTTGTCTGTAACTGCTCCAGGGAGATCAGCCCGGACGGCAATGGTTCGGTTTGCAGAACAGATGTTGCGCAGGCCCTGTTGATAGAGAGCACATTCGCCACAGGAGTAGTTGGGATGAATGGTCACCCTTTGCCCAAACTCGAATCTGTTTGCGACGGATCCGGTTGCAAGCACTCTGTCGACGGCTTCATGGCCTGGAATAATGGGGCAGGGCTTGTCATATTTGCCGTGGAAGATAGACCCGTCCGAGCCGCATATGCCGGCTAATTCGGCCGCGACGAGGACTTCACCTGCCTTGATCTGGGGCCGTTGGACTTCTTTGATTTGAATGGCCGGCTGAGTGGTTAAGACCGCTGCCTTCATTTCTGCTCCGTCATTCTGGTTATGCTTGAAGCTTGATGCGGCCCGGGGTGAGGCCGATTACTGCTACCCAAAGCCGACGCAGCGCCTTTTAAGCGCGTCCGATGAGCGGGCACTTCGGGAGTGGAGTTGAGCTAACTGTGTCCTTTTAGCAGATATGCAATATCTTCTGGTAGGATTTTTTCGCTATGTTAAACTTTGCCTTGCGAAAAGACAAGGAGGAAAATAAAAATGCCGAACCAGGTCTGCGTGCCTTGCCACCAAGAGTGTGCTCTCCACATTTTACCCATGAGAACTTGAGTTGTGAGTAGATGAGAGCCTGCCCGGCGGACTGGATTTGACCGCGACTTCTGGACTTGATCGATCCAAGTCGTTATCTTCTTGACATTTTTACTCCAAACAAATATCCTTTCTGTAAGTTTGTATGTCCTACTAAGGAGGATTTTAAATCTGCGAGAAAGGTTCAATCGGTATTCATCGAGAAGATTTATAAAGATATGCAATCAGCGACAACCTGTTGTCGTCACAGCCTTATCTGGAACATAATACACACGCCCCCCCGTGCGGATAAGGCGGCTACGTTTAATGTTGAATTTTACTGCTGAAGTCTGCTACGCCAGCCTCTGGCAGTCAAATGAAGGTCAAAACGTTCACGATAGTTGAGAGCTGAGAAAAATTTCTATCAGGAGTCTTTGACTGGTTTTTGTCGAATAGGTATTGTCTCTATTCCGGCTTGGCTGCTTAGGATGATTTTGGGGATTTTTTCTCGCCTCTCCTGCATTTTGTAAAGGATGAAACATGACCGAACATGGACAAGACGGCTCGATAATCTCTGATCACGAACGCCCCAAAGGCGAGTATAAAATGATGCTGGTGCTGTTTATTATCAGCGCGGCATTGTTCGGTGATTCGTTATACAGCGAAGGATTTTTCCAGGGGGTGAGTGCAGGGCCGGGCAGTATCCCTCAGCTTGCCGGAGCGATGACTTTGCTGATGATTGCCGGGCTGGCCATCCAATTTTTCCGCAAAGGCTACAAGGAGGGGACTTTTGCTGATCTGATGCATCACCTGTTTGATCGCGAAGTCGTTATCCTGCTGGTAACCCTCACCATTTACGGCTTCATTGTCGAGACTATTCATTTTGTCCCCGCAACATTTTTATTCCTCGTCGTCACCATGTATCTGCTTGAACCGAAGAAACTGCTGCTGAAAATCGTGGTTTCGGCCGGGGTTCTTGCTGTTCTGTATCTGATATTTTCAACTTTGTTCCAGGTCGTTCTGCCGTAAGCGTTACAGGAGGAACTGTATTATGTACACAGGGTTGGAAGGCCTTCTGCAGCCTTTCATGAGTTTGAGCCTGGTTGGCTGGATTGCTGGGGGGACATTGGTCGGCCTCTATGTCGGGGCAATCCCCGGCTTGTCTGTCACCATGGCGGTGTCGATCCTGATTTCTTTTACTTTTTCATGGGATGTTTTGCCTGCTCTTGCCGTGATGGTTGGGATCTATACCGGTGGGGTTTATGGTGGAGCACGGGCTGGGATCCTGCTCAATATTCCCGGAGCTCCAGCCGCTGTCGCCTCAACCTTTGACGGTTATCCTCTGGCGAAGATGGGGATGGCAGGTCAGGCTATGGGGCTCTCTACAACTCAGGCGGTTATCGGTAATTTTCTCGGGATTTTGATCCTGGCCCTGTGTGCACCACTGATTTCGAATCTGGCCCTGGTTTTTCAGGCCCGGGATTACTTCCTGCTGGCGTTCATGGCGCTATTTCTGGTCGGTAATCTGTCTGAAGGCAGCATGGTCAAGGCCCTGATAGCAGCGTTTATAGGGATTGTGGTCGGTTTGATCGGGATGGATCCGGAAACCGGACAGGGGCGGATGACTTTCGGAACCCTGAATCTGCTGGGTGGTATTCATTTCGTCATTGTTATGATCGGCACTTTCGGGATTTCCGAAGCGCTGATGCAATTGCAGACCAAAGCCGTTGCGGTTAAACAGAGTATCTCACGAATTACCCCGGAATGGACGGCGGTCTGGGATAACATGTTTCTGACGTTGCGTGCCTCAGCCATTGGTGTCATTGTCGGTGCCCTGCCGGGAACCGGTGGCGATATCGCCGCGCTGATGGCTTATGATCATGCTAAACGGACAGTCAAGAACCCTTATCCCAAGCCATTCGGCCAGGGTGCCTATCAGGGCTTGATCGCCCCGGAAGCGGCTGCCAATGCGGCCATTGGCGGTGCTTTCGTGCCGATGATGACGTTGGGCATTCCGGGCGATTCAGTGACGGCGGTGTTGATCGGGGCGCTGATTATCCATGGCCTGAGGCCTGGCCCGATGTTGATGCGTGAGCAACCCCAGTTTTTCTGGTTTGTTGTCGGTTCGCTGCTTATTGCCAATGTTTTTCTCTATGTCTGGGGCATGACCGGTATTCGCGCCTTCAGCAAAATCGTCGAAATTCCAAAACCCTATATCATCCCCATTATCGTGGTGCTGACCTTTGTCGGCGGCTATTCCATCCAGAACAACATCACTGATATCTATTGGATGATCGCTTTTGGTATCCTCGGCTACTTTATGAAGCGCTATGACTACCCGGTGGCACCATTGGTGCTGGGGGTCATTTTAACGCCAATCATCGATGAAAACTTTCGTCGGGGTATCCAACTGGCCCACGGCAGTGCCCCCCAGTTTTTCCTCGGCATGGTGAGTAACGTTGTTCCTCTGGTCATTCTTGCGATCATGATATTGACGGTCATTGTTTCGAGCCCGAAGCTTATGGTCCGGATCAAGAGCCTTTGGGGAAAAACAGACGCCTGACCTTATTTCAGGAGAACATGTGAACCTGCATATTTCTTGGTTTTTAGGCTTCGGCTGGAGCT
This genomic window from Pelobacter seleniigenes DSM 18267 contains:
- a CDS encoding tripartite tricarboxylate transporter permease, which produces MYTGLEGLLQPFMSLSLVGWIAGGTLVGLYVGAIPGLSVTMAVSILISFTFSWDVLPALAVMVGIYTGGVYGGARAGILLNIPGAPAAVASTFDGYPLAKMGMAGQAMGLSTTQAVIGNFLGILILALCAPLISNLALVFQARDYFLLAFMALFLVGNLSEGSMVKALIAAFIGIVVGLIGMDPETGQGRMTFGTLNLLGGIHFVIVMIGTFGISEALMQLQTKAVAVKQSISRITPEWTAVWDNMFLTLRASAIGVIVGALPGTGGDIAALMAYDHAKRTVKNPYPKPFGQGAYQGLIAPEAAANAAIGGAFVPMMTLGIPGDSVTAVLIGALIIHGLRPGPMLMREQPQFFWFVVGSLLIANVFLYVWGMTGIRAFSKIVEIPKPYIIPIIVVLTFVGGYSIQNNITDIYWMIAFGILGYFMKRYDYPVAPLVLGVILTPIIDENFRRGIQLAHGSAPQFFLGMVSNVVPLVILAIMILTVIVSSPKLMVRIKSLWGKTDA